One genomic region from Quercus robur chromosome 4, dhQueRobu3.1, whole genome shotgun sequence encodes:
- the LOC126721494 gene encoding protein AE7-like isoform X1 → MVSELINANPIVYEKKERRARSVPTAVEEYVVEPIDQQEVFDHVRDIKDPEHPYSLEELKVITEDAIEVDDQQSYVRITFTPTVEHCSMATIIGLCLRVKLLRSLPSRYKVDIRVAPGSHASESADCRVCVRSKIPGVICKLDIEKAYDHINWESLIYLLGRMGLAIIYAPRSMLTNN, encoded by the exons ATGGTTTCTGAATTAATAAATGCAAACCCAATTGTGTATGAGAAGAAAGAGCGTCGAGCACGAAGCGTGCCAACTGCTGTGGAAGAGTATGTTGTTGAACCCATTGACCAACAAGAAGTTTTTGAT CATGTAAGAGATATAAAAGACCCAGAGCATCCATACTCTTTGGAGGAGCTCAAAGTAATAACAGAAGATGCAATCGAAGTAGATGACCAACAAAGTTATGTTAG GATCACATTTACTCCCACAGTTGAACATTGTAGTATGGCAACAATTATTGGTCTTTGCTTGCGAGTAAAACTTTTGAGGAGCTTACCCTCTCGTTACAAG gttGATATTAGGGTTGCCCCTGGATCTCATGCATCCGAGTCTGCAG ACTGCCGTGTGTGTGTGAGGAGCAAAATCCCAGGAGTGATATGCAAATTGGACATTGAAAAAGCTTATGACCATATAAATTGGGAGTCTCTTATCTACTTATTAGGGAGGATGGGTTTGGCAATAATATATGCTCCCCGCTCTATG TTAACAAACAACTAA
- the LOC126721494 gene encoding protein AE7-like isoform X4, whose amino-acid sequence MVSELINANPIVYEKKERRARSVPTAVEEYVVEPIDQQEVFDHVRDIKDPEHPYSLEELKVITEDAIEVDDQQSYVRITFTPTVEHCSMATIIGLCLRVKLLRSLPSRYKVDIRVAPGSHASESAGDDFTGVPHC is encoded by the exons ATGGTTTCTGAATTAATAAATGCAAACCCAATTGTGTATGAGAAGAAAGAGCGTCGAGCACGAAGCGTGCCAACTGCTGTGGAAGAGTATGTTGTTGAACCCATTGACCAACAAGAAGTTTTTGAT CATGTAAGAGATATAAAAGACCCAGAGCATCCATACTCTTTGGAGGAGCTCAAAGTAATAACAGAAGATGCAATCGAAGTAGATGACCAACAAAGTTATGTTAG GATCACATTTACTCCCACAGTTGAACATTGTAGTATGGCAACAATTATTGGTCTTTGCTTGCGAGTAAAACTTTTGAGGAGCTTACCCTCTCGTTACAAG gttGATATTAGGGTTGCCCCTGGATCTCATGCATCCGAGTCTGCAG GAGATGATTTTACAGGTGTGCCACATTGTTAG
- the LOC126721494 gene encoding protein AE7-like isoform X2, translating to MVSELINANPIVYEKKERRARSVPTAVEEYVVEPIDQQEVFDHVRDIKDPEHPYSLEELKVITEDAIEVDDQQSYVRITFTPTVEHCSMATIIGLCLRVKLLRSLPSRYKVDIRVAPGSHASESAGFFSLFVYAVNKQLNDKERVAAALENPNLVDMVDECLAPSYD from the exons ATGGTTTCTGAATTAATAAATGCAAACCCAATTGTGTATGAGAAGAAAGAGCGTCGAGCACGAAGCGTGCCAACTGCTGTGGAAGAGTATGTTGTTGAACCCATTGACCAACAAGAAGTTTTTGAT CATGTAAGAGATATAAAAGACCCAGAGCATCCATACTCTTTGGAGGAGCTCAAAGTAATAACAGAAGATGCAATCGAAGTAGATGACCAACAAAGTTATGTTAG GATCACATTTACTCCCACAGTTGAACATTGTAGTATGGCAACAATTATTGGTCTTTGCTTGCGAGTAAAACTTTTGAGGAGCTTACCCTCTCGTTACAAG gttGATATTAGGGTTGCCCCTGGATCTCATGCATCCGAGTCTGCAG GGTTTTTTTCCCTCTTCGTATATGCAGTTAACAAACAACTAAATGATAAAGAACGGGTGGCAGCAGCACTTGAAAATCCAAATCTTGTGGATATGGTTGATGAATGCCTGGCTCCATCCTACGATTGA
- the LOC126721494 gene encoding protein AE7-like isoform X3 → MVSELINANPIVYEKKERRARSVPTAVEEYVVEPIDQQEVFDHVRDIKDPEHPYSLEELKVITEDAIEVDDQQSYVRITFTPTVEHCSMATIIGLCLRVKLLRSLPSRYKVDIRVAPGSHASESAVNKQLNDKERVAAALENPNLVDMVDECLAPSYD, encoded by the exons ATGGTTTCTGAATTAATAAATGCAAACCCAATTGTGTATGAGAAGAAAGAGCGTCGAGCACGAAGCGTGCCAACTGCTGTGGAAGAGTATGTTGTTGAACCCATTGACCAACAAGAAGTTTTTGAT CATGTAAGAGATATAAAAGACCCAGAGCATCCATACTCTTTGGAGGAGCTCAAAGTAATAACAGAAGATGCAATCGAAGTAGATGACCAACAAAGTTATGTTAG GATCACATTTACTCCCACAGTTGAACATTGTAGTATGGCAACAATTATTGGTCTTTGCTTGCGAGTAAAACTTTTGAGGAGCTTACCCTCTCGTTACAAG gttGATATTAGGGTTGCCCCTGGATCTCATGCATCCGAGTCTGCAG TTAACAAACAACTAAATGATAAAGAACGGGTGGCAGCAGCACTTGAAAATCCAAATCTTGTGGATATGGTTGATGAATGCCTGGCTCCATCCTACGATTGA